The nucleotide sequence agttcctggttcgaatccaggctgcatcacatccagctgtgattgggagtcccatagggtggtgcacaattgggcctagtgtcgtccgggtttggccggggtaggccgtcattgtaaataagaatttgttcttaactgacttgcctagttaaaattgTTTTTAAAGGTATAGGTAATAGTGTGCTGTTTgggacacagatacacacagtcagagaggAATGATGACTCGGTGATGCTGTGAAGACTGAGCTTTGTTCTGCATGGATTGGCGTTCCAGGCTCTCTCTATATAGCAGTCGCACGCAACAACCAATGGTTTTATGCCACATGCTAAATCAGTTGATGCATTGTCTGATATCAAATGATGCAGTTAACTGTGTGGAGCTGGCTAGTTGTGTGGAGCTGGCTAGTTGTGTGGAGCTGGCTAGTTGTGTGGAGCTGGCTAGTTGTGTGGAGCTGGCTAGTTGTGTGACGCCTTGACAGCACCATATGGAGTTAACAGTGTGtggagaggaggtgtgtgtggagttaacagtgtgtggagaggaggtgtgtgtgtagttaacagtgtgtggagaggaggtgtgtgtgtagttaacagtgtgtggagaggaggtgtgtgtggagttaacagtgtgtggagaggaggtgtgtgtggagttaacagtgtgtggagaggaggtgtgtgtgtagttaacAGCGTGTTTCATACACCAGGCAGTAATTATGCAGCTATTTAACCACCCCATCCGTCCGTTCAtccctcccatccatccatccctgctgtttttcttctgtctttatcctccttttctctctcttgttcttctcctctctgtcattctcttctGTTTTCCTCACATGGTTCTCTCTCATTCTTTTGTcttccctttctgtttctctctctctgtttcctgatctcttgtctccctctctttccccttgtCCTCCCCTTTTATACCCTCATTCctttctcttgttctgtctctgtaTCGAACCGTCCCTGCCTCTCCCACCCCTTTCTCTGTCTTTTAGACTGTTCCAACGAGCAGAACATTAAGTATGGGGAGAACTACCACATCCAGCTGGCGGGGGTGGAGGCTCCCATCACCCTGGAGTATAGGCCCAGTGCTGTGGAGGCCAACCTGACTTCCAGGTACAGTTGTTTCTCTGTCAAAATGTAAACTTCTCTGCTTTCCTCAAAGGAGGATTTAGTGTCTCCCATCAACATTGATTATCACGATGTAGTATCGTGATATTGCGATACTATTGTGGTTGTCATGATAGCATCATCGTTATCGCGATAGCATTATCAATATGATAATTATCGTTACACCATCATTATATCATTCTGTTATTCTGATCAATATCATGACTGTTGTGATAGCAAGTTCTATTATGGTTCTCCATTAACCCTCCAGGCCGCCCCTGGTGCTGATGACCCGAGGAGGGCTCTCCAGAGACGGGTACCAGGGGCGCCTGAGTGTCAACGAGCGCCGGGTCACCCTCAACGCCGTGACAGGCGCCGATGAGGGAAGCTACACCGTCAGAGACACGAACCTGAAGATCATGAGGAAGGTCTGCCTAAATGTCAAAGGTTTGTTTTCATCCTCCCTCTACCTTCTGTGGCCAACCTTGACCTTTCCTCTGTTTATTTCCAACCTGCTGCAAGTTGGCTGTAATGCTAGTCATCAATGGGTTTAAAGATGGAATCCGCAGTAGGGGATCAGCGCCACTGTCCGCCCTACCGCTGTTGTTATGGTATTTGTCTTGTTTGGCGAAGCAGAGGTGAGGAGAGCCGCACAACCTGGTAAAACATTTGCAGTACATATTCTGCTCTTCTATCGCGCGTGCAATAATGTCAGAGGGGAAAACAGTGTttgttgtttgcagtaacttcATTGTTGTTGTAGTATTGCAAACCGACGTGGCAGTTTTCGCCGTTAACAATTCCAGCTTCAAATGGATTTTCTGAAGTGAGTTATCTATTCTGTCTACAGGGGTTCTGAAATGTTTTGTTTGTTAAAtgccctctctgtccctcagtctctctctctgtccctctgtctctctgtccctctgtctctctctctgtccctgtctctgtctttctgtccctctgtctctctctctgtccctctgtctctctctctgtccctctgtctctctctctgtccctctgtctctctctctgtccctctgtctctctctctgtccctgtctctctctctgtccctctgtctctctctctgtccctctgtctctctctctgtccctgtctctgtctctgtccctgtctctgtctctctgtccctctgtctctctctctgtccctgtctctgtctctgtccctgtctctgtctctctgtccctctgtctctctctctgtccctctgtccctgtctctgtccctgtctctgtctctctctctgtccctctgtctctctctctgtccctgtctctgtccctgtctctgtctctctctccctctggctcttcttctcttccaatctctttatccctcttcctttggtctccttcttcctctctcctctcattatgGAATCCATAAATTCATAATtcaataacccccccccctctctcttcttctcttcatctctctctttctgtctctgtctcccagaACACCAGATCTTTGTGAAGCTGCCGTACGCTGGCACCCTGAAGATCAACCTGATTCTGAATGCCTCCATGGTGCGTCTGTTCTACACGCCCGACTACGACTTAAAAACCAGACAGATCCTGGACGGGGGAGAGTTAACGGTACTGGAACGGCTGATTTAAAATCACTCAAATACTACCCTAATGCTACTCCCTATAGCGCACTGTGGGATGGTAATAGTACATTATCACTTATATGTGCTTATGAGAAGTCTTATAATGCATTATACCTGGTGGCTTGAAGTGAAGTCTTACCAAATATTTATATCCAATTGATTTACTTTTATTTGCCAATAAGTGTTTGAACTTTTGAACCGACCATGGCTCTTGGTTGATGATAGGTGCCAGCAGACCTGGATCTGGTGGGGCGGATCTCTCTGGATCCGTCTGTGGTCATCCTGGACCAGGTCAAGGCCAGCGACGTCGGACAGTTCAAGGTCACGGACATACTGGGGTTTCCTGTGTCCAACGTCTACCTGGAagtggagggtgaggagagggggatgaagggaggagaggagaacagaggagaggagtaaggagaagagagggatgggaggatgatGGAGAGGGGGCTGGATTGGAGGACTTGGCCAGTTCAGGGTCATCGACCAACTGTAAAACAATTTGGGGGCTTACGTCTATGGGGCGGTGGAGGGTGAGGAGATAGTACTTTATTAACATTATCTCTCCTTtccaccacctctatctcctctccctttatctctctctcttctctgtgtatttctcttctcctcttctcctctgtctctccccttcgccacactccccctctatatctctatattccctctttctcccttctccctactctccctcccctctctcctccagcctacAAGCTGCCGTCCCTCTACGTGGCAATCATAGCACTGGTGGGCTTCCTGGTTCTCCTGCTGTTGGTGTGTCTGCTGTCCTGCCTGGTCAAGCAGAAGAAGAGGGCAGCCAAGGCCCGAGCCATCGAGAAGATTGCCCAAAACGCAGGCAAGGAGGACGAGGGAGATGCCTTCAGACAGGTACcacgcagacagagacactgGTGATGTCTCaattggcaccctgttccctgtatgaTGCTCAGCACTTGACATGACATGTATGTGTGGTTTCCAGGTGGTGAAGAACATTACTCAGTTTGAGGAGTCTATAGCCCAGTCCATCGACATCACAGAGAAGTCTCAGAGCACTGAGGTGGACATTAAAGTAAGTATTAGTGAAGCAGTGGTTTTCTGTCGAGTTGAGGGAATGAATTAGAAGAACGGAAGGGGAATACTGTCAAAATAACTGTTAAAATCTCTTTGCTTATCCTCACCCACTCTCCTGTCTTCACCCTGACCTCTCTCCTCTGACCTCTGTGTGTTGACTGCAGGGTCTGGAGGTGTCGTCTAAGGAGGTGGCAGGTGGTAACCTGGAGACCAGTGACTCAGGGGTGGAGTTTAACACCACTGGCCTCCCATTGGACACTGACACTGACGTCCCCGACCAGATTCCAGAATCAGAGGCTGAGACTGAGAGTGTTACCTTCGTCCCAGAAACCAAGCCAAGCCCACCCCCGGTTACCAAACCTAGCCCGGTTCCCGAGATCAAAAAAATTCCTGAACCAGCTCCTGAACCAAAGTTGACCATAACCAAACCCGTTGAGACCAAACTCAGCCCAATCCCAAGCCCGGTCTCCAAGCAGGCTCCAAGCCCCATTGCCAAAACACCTGATCCAGCCAAAACTCCTGAATTGAAAACTCCTGATCCGAAAATACCTGAATTGAAAACACCTGAACCAACCAAAACTCCCGATTTTAAAACTCCTGAACCGAAAACACCTGAATTGAAAACACCTGAACCAGCCAAAACACCTATTGCTGTGTCTCCAAGCCCGGTGTCCTCTAAGCCAACCCCACCCCTGACCCCTGTCTCCAAACTAACTGCACCCCAACCATCAACCCCTGAACCCCCCAAGCTGGTGACACCAACCCCAGAATCCCCCAAGCCTGTGACACCAATCCAGACTCCGACCCCAACCCCAATGCTGAGCCCTGAACCTGCTCCGACCACCAATGGCACACCTGAACCACCAGCACCTGAATCCAAACCTGACACTTCTCCGGCCCCAGTGGGTCTGATCGAAAGCCCTGTcgccaaggcaacccctcctaaaacccctgAAGTGGAGGTGACCGCCCCAAGTAGTCCAGCCCTTGAGGCCAAAATGGACGCCCCAGCTGAGGACAACACCGCCACCACCGCAACCTGAGAACAGTCCCTGCACTCCTCCAAGGGAAACCCCACAGACCCATTATCCTTTCCTTCTCCACCACTGTAGACTGACAATCGAACACCCCCCTTACCAAATAAGGAAGAAATCACTGCTACTATCGAGGCTGGGACTTCGATTTAACACTTCTAATGCTCGAACATGCTGTAGGTTGTTATGATAGCTAACTCACCTGTACCTAACACTAACATTATCTTTGAGATACTTTTTTCAATTCACAGATACTTTTCACAAGATAGGAAATATAAGCAAGCGAGTCCATTTTGTCAGACGTTTTAGCTGTAGTTGTTTCTTTTTGAACTTTCTATGCTGCATACTCTTTTT is from Oncorhynchus gorbuscha isolate QuinsamMale2020 ecotype Even-year linkage group LG19, OgorEven_v1.0, whole genome shotgun sequence and encodes:
- the LOC124004637 gene encoding regulation of nuclear pre-mRNA domain-containing protein 2-like isoform X2; the encoded protein is MKMKTVSVAVVLSLLLCSALSAPLKGKENSQKTMFFGEDFHLQLPSLAAEVLFQPSNANAGVEVVLMRGGSVVGNRAKLNSQLSHLILANVGEGDEGTYSVKNNEQPEEVRRITLIVRDCSNEQNIKYGENYHIQLAGVEAPITLEYRPSAVEANLTSRPPLVLMTRGGLSRDGYQGRLSVNERRVTLNAVTGADEGSYTVRDTNLKIMRKVCLNVKEHQIFVKLPYAGTLKINLILNASMVRLFYTPDYDLKTRQILDGGELTVPADLDLVGRISLDPSVVILDQVKASDVGQFKVTDILGFPVSNVYLEVEAYKLPSLYVAIIALVGFLVLLLLVCLLSCLVKQKKRAAKARAIEKIAQNAGKEDEGDAFRQVVKNITQFEESIAQSIDITEKSQSTEVDIKGLEVSSKEVAGGNLETSDSGVEFNTTGLPLDTDTDVPDQIPESEAETESVTFVPETKPSPPPVTKPSPVPEIKKIPEPAPEPKLTITKPVETKLSPIPSPVSKQAPSPIAKTPDPAKTPELKTPDPKIPELKTPEPTKTPDFKTPEPKTPELKTPEPAKTPIAVSPSPVSSKPTPPLTPVSKLTAPQPSTPEPPKLVTPTPESPKPVTPIQTPTPTPMLSPEPAPTTNGTPEPPAPESKPDTSPAPVGLIESPVAKATPPKTPEVEVTAPSSPALEAKMDAPAEDNTATTAT
- the LOC124004637 gene encoding regulation of nuclear pre-mRNA domain-containing protein 2-like isoform X1, coding for MKEPGDLMKMKTVSVAVVLSLLLCSALSAPLKGKENSQKTMFFGEDFHLQLPSLAAEVLFQPSNANAGVEVVLMRGGSVVGNRAKLNSQLSHLILANVGEGDEGTYSVKNNEQPEEVRRITLIVRDCSNEQNIKYGENYHIQLAGVEAPITLEYRPSAVEANLTSRPPLVLMTRGGLSRDGYQGRLSVNERRVTLNAVTGADEGSYTVRDTNLKIMRKVCLNVKEHQIFVKLPYAGTLKINLILNASMVRLFYTPDYDLKTRQILDGGELTVPADLDLVGRISLDPSVVILDQVKASDVGQFKVTDILGFPVSNVYLEVEAYKLPSLYVAIIALVGFLVLLLLVCLLSCLVKQKKRAAKARAIEKIAQNAGKEDEGDAFRQVVKNITQFEESIAQSIDITEKSQSTEVDIKGLEVSSKEVAGGNLETSDSGVEFNTTGLPLDTDTDVPDQIPESEAETESVTFVPETKPSPPPVTKPSPVPEIKKIPEPAPEPKLTITKPVETKLSPIPSPVSKQAPSPIAKTPDPAKTPELKTPDPKIPELKTPEPTKTPDFKTPEPKTPELKTPEPAKTPIAVSPSPVSSKPTPPLTPVSKLTAPQPSTPEPPKLVTPTPESPKPVTPIQTPTPTPMLSPEPAPTTNGTPEPPAPESKPDTSPAPVGLIESPVAKATPPKTPEVEVTAPSSPALEAKMDAPAEDNTATTAT